The following proteins are encoded in a genomic region of Glycine max cultivar Williams 82 chromosome 18, Glycine_max_v4.0, whole genome shotgun sequence:
- the LOC100806096 gene encoding protein DMP9, with protein MDLNEQQIGIKVYNNNATPAPEHETPNPSSNPPQPKKHRALMAKGVQKTLSKTSLLGNFLPTGTLLTFEMVLPSIYKNGQCTHIHTLMIHFLLLVCALSCFFFHFTDSFHGPDGAVYYGFVTPRGLAVFKPAVAVPEDDRFKVGFTDFIHAVMSVMVFVAIAISDHRVTNCLFPGKDKDMEQVRESFPLMVGIVCSSLFLVFPTFRRGIGCMSA; from the coding sequence ATGGATCTAAATGAACAACAAATCGGCATCAAAGTGTACAACAACAATGCAACTCCAGCACCCGAACATGAAACACCGAACCCCTCTTCAAACCCTCCTCAACCCAAGAAACATCGTGCCCTAATGGCAAAGGGCGTCCAAAAAACCCTATCAAAAACCTCCCTCCTCGGTAACTTCCTCCCCACAGGAACCCTCCTCACTTTTGAGATGGTCCTCCCCTCCATATACAAGAACGGCCAGTGCACCCACATTCACACCCTCATGATCCACTTCCTCCTCTTGGTTTGTGCCCTCTCCTGCTTCTTCTTCCACTTCACCGATAGCTTCCACGGCCCCGACGGTGCCGTCTACTATGGCTTCGTCACCCCGAGGGGCCTCGCCGTCTTCAAGCCCGCTGTGGCCGTCCCGGAAGACGACAGGTTTAAGGTCGGGTTCACCGACTTCATCCATGCCGTCATGTCGGTGATGGTGTTCGTGGCCATTGCTATTTCGGATCATAGGGTCACCAATTGCCTTTTCCCCGGGAAGGATAAGGATATGGAGCAAGTGAGGGAGAGTTTCCCTTTGATGGTGGGGATTGTTTGCAGTAGTTTGTTTCTGGTCTTTCCTACTTTCAGACGTGGGATTGGTTGCATGTCTGCCTAG